In one Sesamum indicum cultivar Zhongzhi No. 13 linkage group LG12, S_indicum_v1.0, whole genome shotgun sequence genomic region, the following are encoded:
- the LOC105175219 gene encoding C2 and GRAM domain-containing protein At1g03370 isoform X2 — protein MKLLVRVIEARNIPALDPNGFSDPYVKLQLGRQKFRSKVVKKCLNPSWCEEFTFKVDDLKEELLISVLDEDKYFNDDFVGQIKLPVSQVFEAEDKTLGTTWYTLQPKNKKAKNKECVLPKKFADTTLESTSRSSPRRTFSPMRSEEGVSSKEEKWHGSTLAGRIAQMFNKNVDSASISSTEPTDASELPESMDSVILEQKSEELAISADFEEILKNMEVKNQGGEVPSSLSGGVVLDQLYGIAPRELNTLLFSSDSNFLKSLADIQGSTELQIGTWKYENGGESLKRVILYTKAASKLIKALKTTEEQTYLKADGKCFAVLSSVSTPDAPYGKTFKVEVLYCITSGPEQPSGEQSSRLEVSWRVNFSQSTMMKGMIEGGTRQGIKESFEQYEKLLSQTVKPLDIKDIGSEKDQLLASLQVERQSDWKLAVQYFANFTVISTIFMGIYALVHVWLAMPSTIQGLEFVGLDLPDSIGELVVCGVLVLQGKRVLELMSRFMQARAQKGSDHGIKAQGDGWLLTVALIEGSNLAAVDSSGFSDPYVVFTCNGKTRTSSIKFQKSDPLWNEIFEFDAMEDPPSVLDVEVFDFDGPFDEATSLGRAEINFLKSNISDLSDIWIPLQGKLAQACQSKLHLRIFLNNSRGGNVVKDYITKMEKEVGKKIRLRSPQTNSAFQKLFGLPPEEFLINDFACHLRRRMPLQGRLFLSARIIGFHADLFGHKTKFFFLWEDIEDIQVIPPTLSSMGSPIIIMTLRPGRGFDARHGARTQDADGRLKYHFHSFVSFNVAHRTIMALWKARALTPEQKVQIVEEESEANGIHTAEEESIARNLQSSEFEGEAKSLQVVDEESEAKGLHTEESGSFLGVEDVNMSVVYSSVLSIPTSFFMELFRGSEIDRRVMERAGCLNYSPSPWESEKPDVYQRQLYYKFDKRISRYRGEVTSTQQKSRLPGKNGWLIEEVMTLHEIPLGDYFTLHLRYQVEDLPSRSVGCNVQVYFGIAWLKYTRHQKRITKNIVSNLQDRLKVMFSVLEKEYVSGT, from the exons ATGAAGCTTTTAGTCCGTGTAATTGAAGCGAGAAATATACCGGCCCTGGACCCAAATGGATTTAGTGATCCATATGTAAAACTACAGTTGGGAAGGCAAAAATTCAGGAGTAAAGTTGTAAAAAAGTGCTTGAACCCATCATGGTGTGAGGAGTTCACTTTTAAAGTTGATGACTTGAAGGAAGAGCTTCTTATATCTGTTTTAGATGAAGACAAGTATTTCAATGATGATTTTGTTGGCCAGATCAAATTGCCCGTCAGTCAGGTTTTCGAAGCCGAAGACAAGACGCTTGGCACTACTTGGTACACGTTGCAGCCTAAGAATAAGAAGGCCAAGAACAAGGAATGTG TCTTGCCAAAAAAATTTGCTGACACGACATTGGAGTCAACTTCGAGGTCTTCCCCACGGAGAACATTTTCTCCTATGAGATCAGAAGAAGGTGTCTCTTCTAAGGAGGAAAAATGGCATGGATCAACATTAGCTGGTCGAATTGCACAAATGTTTAATAAGAATGTGGATTCGGCATCCATTAGTTCTACTGAGCCAACTGATGCATCAGAATTACCTGAAAGCATGGACTCGGTGATTCTGGAGCAAAAGTCTGAAGAGCTAGCTATATCAGCtgattttgaagaaatattgaAGAATATGGAGGTCAAAAATCAAGGAGGTGAAGTTCCAAGTAGTTTATCGGGAGGGGTAGTTCTTGACCAATTGTATGGGATAGCACCTCGGGAATTGAACACATTGCTCTTTTCTTCTGATTCAAACTTTTTGAAGTCTTTAGCAGACATACAGGGATCTACAGAGTTACAAATAGGAACCTGGAAATATGAAAATGGTGGTGAGAGCCTAAAAAGAGTGATTTTGTATACTAAAGCTGCAAGTAAATTGATTAAAGCTTTGAAAACAACAGAGGAGCAAACATATTTGAAAGCTGATGGAAAATGTTTTGCTGTTTTATCCTCTGTGAGCACTCCAGATGCTCCATATGGGAAAACTTTTAAGGTAGAAGTGCTTTATTGCATCACTTCTGGGCCTGAGCAGCCATCAGGAGAACAGTCTTCTAGACTGGAAGTCTCTTGGCGAGTTAACTTTTCACAGAGCACTATGATGAAAGGCATGATTGAAGGCGGAACGAGACAAGGTATAAAGGAAAGCTTTGAGCAGTATGAAAAGTTGCTATCTCAGACTGTGAAGCCACTTGATATCAAAGATATAGGCTCCGAGAAAGATCAGCTTTTGGCATCTCTTCAGGTGGAGCGTCAATCTGACTGGAAGTTGGCAGTTCAGTATTTCGCTAACTTTACAGTAATCTCTACCATTTTTATGGGGATATATGCACTTGTGCATGTATGGCTGGCTATGCCTAGCACAATTCAGGGTCTTGAGTTTGTTGGGTTGGACTTACCTGATTCCATTGGTGAATTGGTAGTTTGTGGAGTACTGGTTCTACAAGGGAAACGGGTGCTGGAGTTGATGTCTCGCTTTATGCAGGCCAGAGCGCAAAAAG GTAGTGATCATGGGATCAAAGCACAGGGGGATGGCTGGTTGCTCACGGTTGCTTTAATAGAAGGAAGCAACTTGGCTGCTGTTGACTCGAGCGGGTTTTCTGATCCTTATGTGGTGTTTACTTGCAACGGGAAAACAAGAACCAGCTCGATCAAGTTTCAGAAATCTGACCCTCTTTGGAATG aaatttttgaatttgatgcaATGGAGGATCCACCATCTGTGTTGGATGTGGAAGTTTTTGATTTTGATGGCCCTTTCGATGAAGCTACATCTCTTGGACGTGCTGAAATAAACTTCttaaaatctaatatttctGATCTGTCGGATATCTGGATTCCTCTACAAGGAAAGTTGGCTCAGGCATGCCAGTCAAAGTTACATTTAAGAATTTTCTTGAACAATAGTAGGGGTGGCAATGTTGTCAAAGATTATATAACTAAGATGGAGAAGGAGGTGGGCAAGAAG ATAAGATTACGTTCTCCTCAAACAAATTCAGCATTCCAGAAGCTTTTTGGGTTGCCTCCCGAGGAATTCCTCATCAATGACTTTGCATGTCACTTGAGACGGCGAATGCCTCTCCAG GGCCGTCTATTTCTTTCAGCGAGAATAATAGGGTTCCATGCAGATTTATTTGGTCATAAGAcaaagtttttctttctctggGAGGATATAGAAGACATCCAAGTCATACCTCCTACTCTTTCATCAATGGGCAGTCCAATCATCATCATGACACTAAGACCAGGAAGAGGATTTGATGCACGGCATGGAGCGAGGACACAGGATGCAGATGGCCGACTGAAGtatcattttcattcttttgtgTCTTTCAATGTGGCACACAG AACAATCATGGCACTCTGGAAGGCAAGAGCCTTGACTCCAGAGCAGAAGGTACAAATTGTAGAGGAAGAATCTGAAGCTAATGGCATCCATACTGCTGAAGAGGAGTCCATAGCCAGAAACCTCCAAAGCTCCGAATTTGAAGGTGAGGCTAAAAGTCTTCAAGTAGTAGATGAAGAATCTGAAGCCAAAGGACTGCATACTGAGGAGAGTGGGTCGTTTTTGGGCGTTGAGGATGTGAACATGTCTGTCGTTTATTCTTCTGTCCTATCTATTCCT ACTAGTTTCTTTATGGAGTTGTTCAGAGGGAGTGAGATTGATCGACGGGTCATGGAGAGAGCTGGATGCCTCAATTATTCTCCCAGCCCTTGGGAATCTGAGAAGCCGGATGTTTATCAGAGGCaactttattacaaatttgacAAGCGTATATCCCGATATAGAGGAGAAGTGACTAGCACTCAGCAGAAGTCTCGCCTTCCTGGCAAAAATGGCTGGCTCATAGAAGAGGTCATGACTCTTCATGAGATTCCACTTGGCGACTATTTCACA CTTCACTTAAGGTATCAAGTTGAAGATTTACCTTCAAGATCTGTAGGTTGCAACGTCCAAGTATATTTTGGAATCGCGTGGTTGAAATACACCAGACATCAAAAAAGGATCACGAAGAACATCGTGTCAAATCTGCAGGATCGCCTGAAGGTCATGTTCAGTGTGCTGGAGAAGGAATATGTTTCAGGGACATAA
- the LOC105175219 gene encoding C2 and GRAM domain-containing protein At1g03370 isoform X1 — MKLLVRVIEARNIPALDPNGFSDPYVKLQLGRQKFRSKVVKKCLNPSWCEEFTFKVDDLKEELLISVLDEDKYFNDDFVGQIKLPVSQVFEAEDKTLGTTWYTLQPKNKKAKNKECGEILLTICFSQNNTLFDVPSGDHVVLPKKFADTTLESTSRSSPRRTFSPMRSEEGVSSKEEKWHGSTLAGRIAQMFNKNVDSASISSTEPTDASELPESMDSVILEQKSEELAISADFEEILKNMEVKNQGGEVPSSLSGGVVLDQLYGIAPRELNTLLFSSDSNFLKSLADIQGSTELQIGTWKYENGGESLKRVILYTKAASKLIKALKTTEEQTYLKADGKCFAVLSSVSTPDAPYGKTFKVEVLYCITSGPEQPSGEQSSRLEVSWRVNFSQSTMMKGMIEGGTRQGIKESFEQYEKLLSQTVKPLDIKDIGSEKDQLLASLQVERQSDWKLAVQYFANFTVISTIFMGIYALVHVWLAMPSTIQGLEFVGLDLPDSIGELVVCGVLVLQGKRVLELMSRFMQARAQKGSDHGIKAQGDGWLLTVALIEGSNLAAVDSSGFSDPYVVFTCNGKTRTSSIKFQKSDPLWNEIFEFDAMEDPPSVLDVEVFDFDGPFDEATSLGRAEINFLKSNISDLSDIWIPLQGKLAQACQSKLHLRIFLNNSRGGNVVKDYITKMEKEVGKKIRLRSPQTNSAFQKLFGLPPEEFLINDFACHLRRRMPLQGRLFLSARIIGFHADLFGHKTKFFFLWEDIEDIQVIPPTLSSMGSPIIIMTLRPGRGFDARHGARTQDADGRLKYHFHSFVSFNVAHRTIMALWKARALTPEQKVQIVEEESEANGIHTAEEESIARNLQSSEFEGEAKSLQVVDEESEAKGLHTEESGSFLGVEDVNMSVVYSSVLSIPTSFFMELFRGSEIDRRVMERAGCLNYSPSPWESEKPDVYQRQLYYKFDKRISRYRGEVTSTQQKSRLPGKNGWLIEEVMTLHEIPLGDYFTLHLRYQVEDLPSRSVGCNVQVYFGIAWLKYTRHQKRITKNIVSNLQDRLKVMFSVLEKEYVSGT, encoded by the exons ATGAAGCTTTTAGTCCGTGTAATTGAAGCGAGAAATATACCGGCCCTGGACCCAAATGGATTTAGTGATCCATATGTAAAACTACAGTTGGGAAGGCAAAAATTCAGGAGTAAAGTTGTAAAAAAGTGCTTGAACCCATCATGGTGTGAGGAGTTCACTTTTAAAGTTGATGACTTGAAGGAAGAGCTTCTTATATCTGTTTTAGATGAAGACAAGTATTTCAATGATGATTTTGTTGGCCAGATCAAATTGCCCGTCAGTCAGGTTTTCGAAGCCGAAGACAAGACGCTTGGCACTACTTGGTACACGTTGCAGCCTAAGAATAAGAAGGCCAAGAACAAGGAATGTG GTGAAATTCTTCTAACCATTTGTTTCTCCCAAAATAACACATTGTTTGACGTGCCATCCGGTGATCATGTAGTCTTGCCAAAAAAATTTGCTGACACGACATTGGAGTCAACTTCGAGGTCTTCCCCACGGAGAACATTTTCTCCTATGAGATCAGAAGAAGGTGTCTCTTCTAAGGAGGAAAAATGGCATGGATCAACATTAGCTGGTCGAATTGCACAAATGTTTAATAAGAATGTGGATTCGGCATCCATTAGTTCTACTGAGCCAACTGATGCATCAGAATTACCTGAAAGCATGGACTCGGTGATTCTGGAGCAAAAGTCTGAAGAGCTAGCTATATCAGCtgattttgaagaaatattgaAGAATATGGAGGTCAAAAATCAAGGAGGTGAAGTTCCAAGTAGTTTATCGGGAGGGGTAGTTCTTGACCAATTGTATGGGATAGCACCTCGGGAATTGAACACATTGCTCTTTTCTTCTGATTCAAACTTTTTGAAGTCTTTAGCAGACATACAGGGATCTACAGAGTTACAAATAGGAACCTGGAAATATGAAAATGGTGGTGAGAGCCTAAAAAGAGTGATTTTGTATACTAAAGCTGCAAGTAAATTGATTAAAGCTTTGAAAACAACAGAGGAGCAAACATATTTGAAAGCTGATGGAAAATGTTTTGCTGTTTTATCCTCTGTGAGCACTCCAGATGCTCCATATGGGAAAACTTTTAAGGTAGAAGTGCTTTATTGCATCACTTCTGGGCCTGAGCAGCCATCAGGAGAACAGTCTTCTAGACTGGAAGTCTCTTGGCGAGTTAACTTTTCACAGAGCACTATGATGAAAGGCATGATTGAAGGCGGAACGAGACAAGGTATAAAGGAAAGCTTTGAGCAGTATGAAAAGTTGCTATCTCAGACTGTGAAGCCACTTGATATCAAAGATATAGGCTCCGAGAAAGATCAGCTTTTGGCATCTCTTCAGGTGGAGCGTCAATCTGACTGGAAGTTGGCAGTTCAGTATTTCGCTAACTTTACAGTAATCTCTACCATTTTTATGGGGATATATGCACTTGTGCATGTATGGCTGGCTATGCCTAGCACAATTCAGGGTCTTGAGTTTGTTGGGTTGGACTTACCTGATTCCATTGGTGAATTGGTAGTTTGTGGAGTACTGGTTCTACAAGGGAAACGGGTGCTGGAGTTGATGTCTCGCTTTATGCAGGCCAGAGCGCAAAAAG GTAGTGATCATGGGATCAAAGCACAGGGGGATGGCTGGTTGCTCACGGTTGCTTTAATAGAAGGAAGCAACTTGGCTGCTGTTGACTCGAGCGGGTTTTCTGATCCTTATGTGGTGTTTACTTGCAACGGGAAAACAAGAACCAGCTCGATCAAGTTTCAGAAATCTGACCCTCTTTGGAATG aaatttttgaatttgatgcaATGGAGGATCCACCATCTGTGTTGGATGTGGAAGTTTTTGATTTTGATGGCCCTTTCGATGAAGCTACATCTCTTGGACGTGCTGAAATAAACTTCttaaaatctaatatttctGATCTGTCGGATATCTGGATTCCTCTACAAGGAAAGTTGGCTCAGGCATGCCAGTCAAAGTTACATTTAAGAATTTTCTTGAACAATAGTAGGGGTGGCAATGTTGTCAAAGATTATATAACTAAGATGGAGAAGGAGGTGGGCAAGAAG ATAAGATTACGTTCTCCTCAAACAAATTCAGCATTCCAGAAGCTTTTTGGGTTGCCTCCCGAGGAATTCCTCATCAATGACTTTGCATGTCACTTGAGACGGCGAATGCCTCTCCAG GGCCGTCTATTTCTTTCAGCGAGAATAATAGGGTTCCATGCAGATTTATTTGGTCATAAGAcaaagtttttctttctctggGAGGATATAGAAGACATCCAAGTCATACCTCCTACTCTTTCATCAATGGGCAGTCCAATCATCATCATGACACTAAGACCAGGAAGAGGATTTGATGCACGGCATGGAGCGAGGACACAGGATGCAGATGGCCGACTGAAGtatcattttcattcttttgtgTCTTTCAATGTGGCACACAG AACAATCATGGCACTCTGGAAGGCAAGAGCCTTGACTCCAGAGCAGAAGGTACAAATTGTAGAGGAAGAATCTGAAGCTAATGGCATCCATACTGCTGAAGAGGAGTCCATAGCCAGAAACCTCCAAAGCTCCGAATTTGAAGGTGAGGCTAAAAGTCTTCAAGTAGTAGATGAAGAATCTGAAGCCAAAGGACTGCATACTGAGGAGAGTGGGTCGTTTTTGGGCGTTGAGGATGTGAACATGTCTGTCGTTTATTCTTCTGTCCTATCTATTCCT ACTAGTTTCTTTATGGAGTTGTTCAGAGGGAGTGAGATTGATCGACGGGTCATGGAGAGAGCTGGATGCCTCAATTATTCTCCCAGCCCTTGGGAATCTGAGAAGCCGGATGTTTATCAGAGGCaactttattacaaatttgacAAGCGTATATCCCGATATAGAGGAGAAGTGACTAGCACTCAGCAGAAGTCTCGCCTTCCTGGCAAAAATGGCTGGCTCATAGAAGAGGTCATGACTCTTCATGAGATTCCACTTGGCGACTATTTCACA CTTCACTTAAGGTATCAAGTTGAAGATTTACCTTCAAGATCTGTAGGTTGCAACGTCCAAGTATATTTTGGAATCGCGTGGTTGAAATACACCAGACATCAAAAAAGGATCACGAAGAACATCGTGTCAAATCTGCAGGATCGCCTGAAGGTCATGTTCAGTGTGCTGGAGAAGGAATATGTTTCAGGGACATAA
- the LOC105175220 gene encoding farnesyl pyrophosphate synthase 1, whose product MANLNGTTSDLRTEFLKVYSVLKSELLNDPAFEWTDGSRQWVERMLDYNVPGGKLNRGLSVVDSYKLLKEGKDLTEEEVFLASALGWCIEWLQAYFLVLDDIMDGSHTRRGQPCWFRVPKVGMIAVNDGIILRNHIPRILKKHFRTKPYYVDLLDLFNEVEFQTASGQMIDLITTIEGEKDLSKYSLPLHRRIVQYKTAYYSFYIPVACALLMAGENLEKHTGVKDVLIDMGIYFQVQDDYLDCFGEPEKIGKIGTDIEDFKCSWLVVKALEHCNEEQKKILFEHYGKADPADVAKIKALYNDINLQGVFAEYESKSYERLTKSIEAHPSKAVQAVLKSFLGKIYKRQK is encoded by the exons ATGGCGAATCTGAACGGGACGACGTCGGATCTGAGGACGGAGTTTCTGAAGGTGTACTCGGTGCTCAAATCTGAACTCTTGAATGACCCGGCTTTTGAGTGGACCGATGGGTCTCGCCAGTGGGTCGAGCGG ATGCTGGATTACAATGTGCCCGGAG GGAAGTTAAACCGAGGGCTGTCAGTTGTTGATAGTTATAAGTTActtaaagaaggaaaagaccTAACTGAAGAAGAAGTGTTTCTAGCTAGTGCTCTAGGCTGGTGTATTGAATGG CTTCAGGCATATTTTCTCGTCCTTGATGATATTATGGATGGTTCCCACACACGGCGTGGTCAGCCATGTTGGTTTAGAGTCCCCAAG GTTGGTATGATTGCTGTAAATGATGGAATCATACTCCGGAACCACATACCGAGAATTCTCAAGAAGCACTTCAGAACAAAGCCTTACTATGTGGATCTGCTGGATTTGTTCAACGAG GTGGAGTTTCAAACTGCTTCAGGACAGATGATCGATTTGATTACCACTATTGAAGGAGAAAAGGATTTGTCAAAATACTCATTGCCACT TCACCGTCGCATTGTTCAGTACAAGACTGCCTATTACTCGTTTTACATTCCA GTCGCATGCGCATTGCTCATGGCTGGTGAAAACCTAGAGAAGCATACAGGTGTCAAGGACGTGCTCATTGATATGGGAATTTACTTCCAAGTACAG GATGACTACTTAGATTGCTTTGGTGAGCCTGAGAAGATTGGAAAG ATTGGAACAGACATCGAAGATTTCAAGTGTTCTTGGCTGGTCGTAAAAGCCCTGGAGCATTGCAATGAAGAACAGAAGAAAATTCTCTTT GAGCACTACGGAAAGGCGGATCCAGCTGATGTAGCAAAAATCAAGGCCCTCTACAACGACATCAACCTCCAAGGTGTGTTCGCTGAGTACGAAAGCAAGAGCTACGAGAGACTGACGAAGTCCATCGAAGCTCACCCCAGCAAAGCTGTGCAGGCAGTGCTCAAGTCCTTCTTGGGCAAAATATACAAGAGGCAGAAATAA
- the LOC105175221 gene encoding phosphoglycolate phosphatase 2: MDGGITNLTTEERTNCQRLTPLTTANLLDSVDAFLFDCDGVIWKGDALIDGVSDTLDTLRALGKKLVFVTNNSTKSRRQYAKKFHSVGISVSEDEIFSSSFAAAMYLKVIDFPKEKKVYVIGEEGIGEELQLAGFTSLGGPEDGKKTVQLRPNYLFEHDKSVGAVVVGLDQYINYYKLQYATLCIRENPGCLFIATNRDAVGHLTDLQEWPGAGCMVAAVCGSTQKEPIVVGKPSTFLMEFLLKKFNIPTSRMCMVGDRLDTDILFGQNAGCRTLLVLSGVTDISDLQDSKNHIRPEYFADKVSDIIRFIQ, translated from the exons ATGGACGGAGGAATCACCAACTTAACAACTGAAGAGAGGACGAATTGTCAGCGCCTCACTCCTCTGACCACCGCGAATCTCCTCGATTCCGTCGATGCTTTTCTCTTTGACTGCGATG GTGTGATATGGAAAGGAGATGCTCTGATTGATGGTGTCTCGGATACTCTAGATACTCTTCGAGCATTG GGGAAAAAGCTGGTTTTTGTAACGAATAACTCGACAAAATCCAGAAGGCAATATGCTAAGAAGTTCCACTCGGTTGGCATTTCCGTTTCTGAG GATGAGATTTTCTCCTCGTCGTTTGCTGCTGCCATGTACTTGAAAGTCATTGATTTTCCTAAAGAAAAGAAG GTATATGTAATTGGTGAAGAAGGCATAGGGGAGGAATTGCAGCTTGCTGGTTTTACCTCCCTCGGTGGTCCT GAAGATGGGAAGAAAACTGTCCAGTTGAGACCAAATTACCTCTTTGAGCATGATAAGAGT GTGGGAGCTGTGGTGGTTGGACTTGACCAATATATAAACTATTACAAGCTACA GTATGCCACTCTTTGCATACGTGAGAATCCGGGATGTTTATTTATTGCTACAAATCGGGATGCTGTTGGACATCTCACTGATCTACAAGAATGGCCTG GTGCCGGATGTATGGTTGCTGCAGTATGTGGTTCAACACAGAAAGAACCAATTGTAGTTGGAAAACCTTCTACATTTTTGATGGAGTTTTTACTGAAAAA ATTCAACATCCCTACTTCAAGAATGTGTATGGTTGGGGACAGATTGGATActgatattttatttggaCAAAATGCTGGTTGCAGAactcttcttgttctttcag GTGTGACCGATATATCAGATCTTCAAGATTCAAAGAACCACATTCGACCAGAATACTTCGCAGACAAGGTGTCGGATATCATTAGGTTTATACAATAA